In a single window of the Branchiostoma floridae strain S238N-H82 chromosome 2, Bfl_VNyyK, whole genome shotgun sequence genome:
- the LOC118409910 gene encoding spatacsin-like (The sequence of the model RefSeq protein was modified relative to this genomic sequence to represent the inferred CDS: added 92 bases not found in genome assembly) — MALQCLVDKDLPQAWKLLANMGYDVTEQLHRICLYTPNRTLRDFLVEELMKSGSLSAEEQSMVQFVQQVESLYTCQSFQSAKAFLQETATKRDPLQAVSQDLTAQASEFLSLHLQCDEIGGAGPMNCENSSYAHLVLEWVRHWDQQTRERVLLDRMLAMDRREENVSKNISCESTWAYLTSHHMWNSLLQWIQASFPLEEEKGKVVTFTLQAPLTLELVSQLGSCTPVLRDRILDELARRGQFVTDELSKFEDLLRRLARTHQAISHPHIMEGEPVKSLSVPDYHHLFITYCVEKQLPNLLYFYLDFYGLQKEDGSLCIPADCAPWVDMLVQFRHTASSYTDPSAVFQASLANARVLLGADSVTVQTLLEEGRILMALSTLMYAPENITQALTAPASDADKQWKICPTVLKRSLTAHPKLQSVLFPTHPLGTVPPQDITLYQLLQRNCPFDPSRLFGWQEMNTLSSGSDCLQDMPHFSHQELVSQYAHTEDLQFTYYLRRGRPSFAFAKFLSAEMEARGSLSQRRLLRASLKAYCLALRNFTQPAITASCVLFLEMLGVDSTKLRVDVQTANTVLSHRVDSMELSGQRRQDMERQQARDITYMFLECVRGKKRAGERILQWLEDATSQHIDKLRLERDSTAASQQWALPVSFCVIHYLPYTCVFLEDCAKADNWLQFTCFVQTHQYPKERVLKLTGKFSSPHLAEHLKLAFDSLKYTAGSPLKSRHILFSGSDVMGSDGARKKTEEGGKPEGQSGGKDVRSKFYMRMGLGRGKDSALSTVDENKPAFSEPFHTPSTVSTIKRQKSPKAVSSTDGSEREDEDIRVPSTELQDKAESATVSSVETAPPADGTVTVSAEQKEVDPSSCPDDLFSVLFKCQNTSCPWRSLLAHAVALTAPILAVLAACYEECQLLDCLCVWLVTSLPPSSSVSATANIPTTQWHCWCLQDLDRIILVAMGTKHIKTLARGFQIFQTESPLVPLFEFAEAFAIKKEYSSSHLHLHKFKDILGTTRKNPEGRSSTVIRTFGTIEWLESVAVSVFSKLVSGTPHHECGLLLGVLADTAIQRAFTREVPDYVRLDQLNQLLKETGVRMCVWRMMDSTSPEYQQECQKVLVSLQDRKQFEVARQFARLAGLPTGSITVQELLEDLSQLKRSSLWLQESARVGFWRQCENKLRRDHTPAAMATDFFQTQAEGLVVEVSDSEDIKVLSNAWEKALLLSMAHRWLASDTDQPASPEMLENLEERMWKSCIQAEVEKEEGGSSVITMCTLLGTQTDYRQELLQTYGKMPMESHLKEGLLTTEKECRALDSIIGKLLDQGNICQACKLAVQFQFYSQDLCIILTCLRLVHGTTLVEDIPDRMKVLSASGPRRKIMSLSQSLPRSISMSSISSHASTLSGWTTVDVDDVTNTMEVLADCCVQGKDCCNRILAGYKVAQSLDLSFQKVVSSEEFIILHDLLVSDISHKLRLAKDFIQYNHMGEQQVSGFLADAILHSLKVFTGETAPEADSPRTASELVFHPSDGTEGFLKLTKLCSDPAILGNMLLDRATSLEGSLLDTSRGAFSVQVELLIRAHDCHTLCCNMEGISSTLKTARSLTTTLAQAGEFALMIRLLTGIGRFSEMTYIFDTLRKYHQFELLFRKGIDKEDKLKLALLDYLKRYHPTDKDTYTMVCLSFSMYREIAEMMETEAHRSLKKLERITMEQTPQMQSSLQNIVTFFSDAAESYAKEECLRHASSCIQQARLVALQLHLLGQGCRVINLEGKDVVKFISQHGKFLDALIVAEAYGKQSEWSSALYNNVVLSGDFHYLDDYLTHMSLNSGMFVDIVGRYRREGSKSSQVTGNLKKLLGYCREVHITYRLAAEMGFNDLCVQLLEGDGGAYLRDVV, encoded by the exons AATCTGCTTGTACACTCCAAACAGAACACTGAGAGACTTTTTG GTGGAAGAGCTCATGAAGTCAGGTTCCCTGTCTGCAGAAGAACAGTCTATGGTTCAGTTTGTTCAACAAGTGGAAAGTCTGTATACATGTCAGTCTTTCCAGTCTGCCAAGGCCTTCCTACAAGAAACTGCAACAAAAAG AGACCCTTTGCAGGCTGTTTCACAAGATCTGACGGCCCAGGCCTCAGAGTTTCTGTCGCTGCACCTCCAGTGTGATGAGATAGGGGGAGCTGGTCCCATGAACTGTGAGAACTCCAGCTATGCCCACCTGGTGCTGGAGTGGGTGCGTCACTGGGACCAGCAGACAAGGGAGAGAGTTCTGCTGGACAGGATGTTGGCAATGGACAGGAGAG AGGAAAATGTCAGCAAGAATATCAGTTGTGAGTCCACCTGGGCCTACCTGACATCCCATCACATGTGGAACAGCCTTCTACAGTGGATACAGGCCAGTTTCCCTTTGGAAGAAGAGAAAGGGAAGGTTGTCACCTTCACACTGCAGGCTCCACTCACACTAGAGTTGGTCAGTCAGCTTGGGTCCTGCACACCAGTTCTGAGGGACAGGATACTGGATGAACTTGCAAG GAGAGGACAGTTTGTTACTGATGAactttcaaagtttgaagaCCTCCTGCGAAGATTAGCCCGGACTCACCAGGCCATCTCACACCCTCACATCATGGAAGGGGAGCCTGTGAAGAGCCTGTCTGTACCAGACTACCATCATCTATTCATCACATACTGTGTAGAGAAACAGCTCCCCAACCTGCTGTATTTCTATCTGGACTTCTATGG TTTACAGAAAGAAGATGGGAGTCTGTGCATCCCTGCTGACTGTGCTCCATGGGTGGATATGTTGGTACAGTTCAGACACACTGCCAGCAGTTACACAG ATCCCTCTGCTGTTTTCCAAGCCAGTCTGGCCAATGCCCGTGTGTTGCTGGGGGCAGACTCTGTGACTGTGCAGACTTTGTTAGAGGAGGGGCGAATTCTCATGGCCTTATCTACCCTGATGTATGCACCTGAAAACATCACACAG GCACTGACTGCACCAGCCTCTGATGCTGACAAGCAGTGGAAAATTTGTCCTACTGTTCTGAAGCGCTCCCTAACTGCCCATCCTAAACTGCAGTCTGTCTTGTTCCCTACCCACCCATTGGGCACAGTTCCTCCACAAGACATCACACTTTATCAGTTACTTCAG CGAAACTGCCCCTTTGATCCCAGTCGACTATTTGGTTGGCAGGAAATGAACACACTCAGCTCTGGATCAG ATTGCCTCCAGGATATGCCCCACTTCTCTCACCAGGAGTTGGTTTCCCAGTATGCCCACACTGAAGACCTGCAGTTCACCTACTACCTGCGCAGGGGCAGGCCTTCTTTTGCCTTTGCAAAGTTTCTGTCAGCAGAGATGGAAGCCAGAGGGTCGCTCTCTCAAAGAAG GCTCTTGCGGGCTAGTTTGAAAGCATATTGCCTGGCCCTGAGAAACTTCACCCAGCCAGCTATCACAGCCTCGTGTGTGCTGTTCCTGGAGATGCTGGGGGTGGACAGCACCAAGTTGCGGGTGGACGTACAGACAGCTAACACCGTGCTGTCCCACAGGGTGGACAGCATGGAGCTGTCTGGACAGAGGAGACAGGACATGGAGAGACAGCAGGCCAGAGATATCA CATACATGTTTCTTGAATGTGTCCGTGGGAAGAAAAGGGCAGGAGAGCGCATTCTCCAGTGGCTAGAAGACGCAACATCCCAACACATTGACAAACTTCGACTGGAAAG GGACAGCACAGCCGCCAGCCAACAGTGGGCCTTACCTGTCAGCTTCTGTGTTATTCACTACCTCCCCTACACCTGTGTGTTTCTGGAGGACTGTGCCAAGGCTGACAACTGGCTGCAGTTCACCTGTTTTGTTCAAACCCACCAGTATCCTAAGGAGCGGGTCTTAAAGTTGACTGGGAAATTCAGCAGTCCACATCTTGCTGAGCATCTCAAGCTAGCTTTCGACTCTTTGAAATACACTGCAG GCTCCCCTTTGAAGTCTAGGCACATCCTGTTCTCAG GTAGTGATGTGATGGGCAGTGATGGAGCCAGGAAGAAGACCGAGGAAGGTGGGAAACCTGAGGGCCAGTCTGGAGGGAAGGATGTCAGGAGCAAGTTCTACATGAGAATGGGACTGGGCAGGGGAAAGGACAGTG CACTGTCCACTGTAGATGAGAATAAGCCAGCCTTTTCTGAACCATTCCATACCCCTTCCACTGTGAGTACCATCAAGAGGCAAAAGTCTCCCAAAG CTGTGAGCAGTACAGATGGGTCGGAGCGGGAGGATGAAGATATAAGGGTACCCAGCACAGAGCTGCAGGACAAAGCTGAGTCTGCCACAGTTAGCTCTGTGGAGACGGCACCTCCAGCTGATGGAACTGTGACAG TTTCAGCTGAACAGAAGGAGGTTGACCCTTCTAGCTGTCCTGATGACCTCTTCAGTGTGCTGTTTAAATGTCAGAATACCAGCTGTCCATGGAGGTCGTTGCTGGCCCATGCTGTTGCCCTGACAGCTCCCATACTAGCTGTGCTTGCTGCCTGCTATGAG GAGTGCCAGCTGCTGGACTGCCTGTGTGTGTGGCTGGTGacatccctccctccctccagcTCAGTCTCTGCTACAGCCAACATCCCCACCACACAGTGGCATTGCTGGTGCCTGCAGGACTTGGATAGGATCATTCTGGTGGCCATGGgaacaaaacacatcaaaacactGGCAAGGGGATTCCAGATCTTCCAAACT GAATCCCCCCTTGTGCCATTGTTTGAGTTTGCTGAGGCTTTTGCCATCAAGAAAGAATACTCTTCATCCCACCTGCACCTTCACAAGTTCAAAGACATCTTGGGAACAACCAGAAAGAACCCAGAGGGCAGAAGTTCAACTGTTATCAGGACATTTGGTACCATAGAGTGGCTGGAGAGTGTTGCTGTCTCAGTGTTCAGCAAGCTGGTGTCAGGAACACCACATCACGAATGTGGTCTTCTTCTTGGAGTGTTGGCAGACACTGCCATACAAAGGGCTTTTACTAGAGAAG TGCCAGACTATGTAAGGCTGGACCAGTTGAACCAGCTGCTGAAGGAGACAGGAGTGAGGATGTGTGTGTGGAGGATGATGGACAGCACCAGCCCGGAGTACCAGCAGGAGTGTCAGAAGGTCCTGGTCAGCCTGCAGGACAGGAAACAGTTTGAAGTGGCTCGACAGTTTGCCAGGCTGGCCGGACTGCCTACAGGCAGCATCACTGTACAAGAG CTCCTGGAGGACCTGTCCCAGCTCAAGCGGTCCAGCCTGTGGCTGCAGGAGTCAGCACGGGTGGGGTTCTGGAGGCAGTGTGAGAACAAACTCAGGAGAGACCACACccctgctgccatggcaacagactTCTTCCAG ACCCAGGCGGAGGGCTTAGTGGTGGAGGTGTCTGATTCAGAAGACATAAAAGTGTTGTCCAATGCATGGGAGAAGGCCCTGTTACTGAGCATGGCCCACCGTTGGCTTGCCTCAGATACGGACCAACCCGCCAGCCCTGAAATGCTGGAGAATCTGGAAGAGAGGATGTGGAAGAGTTGTATACAGGCTGAAGTAGAGAAAGAAGAG GGTGGCTCCTCTGTCATTACCATGTGCACACTTCTGGGCACTCAGACTGACTACAGACAGGAACTGCTGCAAACTTATGGCAAGATGCCAATGGAGAGTCATCTCAAAGAGGGTCTTCTCACAACAGAAAAG GAGTGCAGGGCCCTGGACTCCATTATTGGGAAGTTACTGGACCAGGGTAACATCTGCCAGGCCTGTAAGCTGGCTGTACAGTTCCAGTTTTACAGCCAGGATTTGTGCATTATCCTCACATGTCTCAG ACTGGTTCATGGTACCACACTAGTGGAGGACATCCCTGACAGGATGAAAGTCTTATCAGCGTCTGGCCCTCGGAGGAAGATCATGTCATTGTCCCAATCCCTGCCCAGATCGATAAGCA TGTCCAGTATTTCCAGCCATGCCAGCACACTGAGCGGCTGGACCACGGTGGATGTGGATGATGTCACCAACACCATGGAGGTGCTGGCTGACTGCTGTGTGCAAGGCAAGGACTGCTGCAACAGGATTCTGGCAGGGTACAAAGTGGCACAG TCCCTGGATCTGAGTTTCCAAAAGGTTGTGTCCAGTGAAGAGTTCATCATACTACACGACCTTCTGGTGTCAGACATTAGTCACAAACTGAGGCTGGCTAAAGACTTCATCCAGTACAATCACATGGGAGAACAACAA GTTTCAGGATTCCTGGCAGATGCCATACTCCATTCCCTCAAGGTCTTCACAGGAGAAACTGCTCCAG AGGCAGACTCCCCCCGTACGGCCAGTGAACTGGTGTTTCACCCGTCAGATGGTACTGAGGGCTTCCTGAAGCTGACCAAGCTTTGCTCTGACCCTGCCATACTGGGCAACATGCTGTTGGATCGTGCTACTTCTCTGGAGGGGTCACTACTGGATACTTCTAGGGGTGCATTTTCTGTGCAG GTGGAGCTGCTGATCAGGGCCCATGACTGCCACACCCTCTGCTGTAACATGGAGGGAATATCCTCCACCCTGAAGACTGCCCGCAGCCTGACCACCACCCTGGCTCAGGCCGGGGAGTTTGCCCTGATGATACGGTTACTGACCGGCATCGGGCGGTTCAGCGAGATGACCTACATATTCGACACCCTGAGAAAGTACCACCAGTTTGAGCTGCTCTTCAGAAAGGGTATTGACAAG GAGGATAAGTTGAAGCTTGCCCTGTTGGACTATTTGAAGAGGTACCACCCCACCGACAAGGATACCTACACCATGGTGTGCCTGAGTTTCTCCATGTACAGGGAGATAGCAGAGATGATGGAGACTGAGGCACACAGGAGCCTCAAGAAACTCGAGAGAATCACTATGG AGCAAACCCCTCAGATGCAAAGCAGTCTTCAGAACATAGTGACATTCTTCAGTGATGCAGCAGAGAGCTACGCAAAG GAGGAGTGTCTCCGCCACGCCTCCTCCTGTATCCAGCAGGCCCGTCTGGTTGCCCTGCAGCTCCACCTGCTGGGGCAAGGCTGCAGGGTCATCAACCTGGAGGGCAAGGATGTGGTCAAGTTCATCTCACAGCATGGCAAGTTCCTGGAT GCATTGATAGTAGCAGAGGCCTATGGCAAGCAGTCGGAGTGGTCCTCAGCCCTGTACAACAATGTCGTTCTGTCCGGAGACTTCCACTATCTGGACGACTACCTGACACACATGAGCCTGAACAGTGGCATGTTTGTAGACATCGTGGGGAG GTACCGGCGGGAGGGCAGCAAATCCAGCCAGGTGACAGGTAACCTGAAGAAGctgctggggtactgcagggaGGTGCACATCACCTACAGGCTGGCTGCAGAGATGGGGTTCAACGACCTCTGTGTGCAGCTGTTGGAGGGAGATGGAGGGGCATACCTGAGAGATGTGGTATAA
- the LOC118409925 gene encoding myogenesis-regulating glycosidase-like, producing the protein MADNDDLVRKQRRRRICQAIIVITVLLVVAGVGVVLWYFLRDTEVELRLGDARFLQNAQQITFLNQTNNNITLEGRLGLNVSRYLTPTDCRNANDREKLCLRWDGVAVLEILRENLLGPTTGTSVDITTQCYEVTWTPLSEEFIPQDCYSTSAANWYGGSETFYQRWPVNNGSYLMQPYVTWDHRWDPGRYDYEFYPDHWKYGSLQERYWVSSRGVAIKVDDSVPLHVGLNDTVTEPEQLCLMANFSHPYNNPTGAYPVLKYTVCHGGHLRDIHDFMADRYFRKPRGIPDDRDEVMYRAPIYSTGGRYGQWINQSTIMNFAEEIRTWERVLNFPSSDDWSTIELDDMWSEEHGSIDFDRERFPDASGMIGALHSLRFRITAWVVPHLNAWTDAFQEAMKRGYMVMDSTGTIPGLFGWWRGTAGVVDFTNPDAGDWYVRRLDEIRRKYAVDTFKMDGGELSYLPVHYRTYEHLDNPATFTRLYVENMARLGDTVQVRVGYGSQDHPILVRIADKESEWGYGNGLRTLIPCALQFGVNGYIFISPGVVGGLTNDGQMPDKELYIRWLQVSVFFPTLQFAITPWQYDNETITITRQLMELRSTLVLPRLLEAVRQSQTTGAPVLRPLWWIAPEEVYAQISDDEFMLGDTLLVAPVLDQRARSRDIYLPSGRWSDQLRGGNINSDGGQWLENYRVELREVPHFIKTF; encoded by the exons ATGGCCGACAACGACGATTTGGTGAGAAAGCAACGAAGGCGACGGATTTGTCAAGCCATAATTGTTATAACGGTCCTTCTTGTGGTGGCTGGTGTTGGCGTGGTTCTCTGGTACTTTCTCAGAGACACCGAAGTTGAGTTGAGACTCGGAGACGCGCGATTCTTGCAAAACGCACAACAGATCACCTTCTTGAACCAAACGAACAACAACATAACTCTAGAGGGAAGGCTTGGTTTGAACGTTTCGAGATATCTGACTCCTACCGACTGCAGAAATGCGAATGACCGCGAGAAACTGTGTTTGAGATGGGACGGGGTCGCAGTTTTAGAAATTCTCAGAGAAAATTTGCTAGGGCCTACGACAGGAACTTCGGTCGACATCACAACCCAGTGTTACGAAGTGACATGGACACCCCTTTCGGAAGAGTTCATTCCGCAG GATTGCTACTCGACGTCTGCGGCGAACTGGTACGGGGGTTCGGAGACGTTCTACCAGCGATGGCCCGTCAACAACGGCAGCTACTTAATGCAGCCTTACGTCACATGGGACCACCGATGGGACCCTGGCAG GTATGACTACGAATTCTATCCCGACCATTGGAAGTATGGATCCCTTCAAGAGCGATACTGGGTTTCGTCGCGAGGCGTCGCTATCAAAGTGGACGATTCCGTCCCCTTGCATGTTGGCCTCAACGATACGGTCACTGAACCTGAACAG TTGTGCCTGATGGCTAACTTCTCCCACCCGTACAACAACCCCACCGGCGCGTACCCCGTCCTGAAGTACACCGTGTGTCACGGCGGACACCTAAGGGACATCCACGACTTCATGGCCGACAGGTACTTCCGCAAGCCCCGGGGGATACCGGACGATCGCGACGAAGTCATGTACAGGGCGCCCATCTACTCCACAGGGGGCCGCTACGGGCAGTGGATCAACCAGTCTACTATCATGAATTTTGCAGAGGAGATCAG AACCTGGGAGCGAGTGTTAAACTTTCCCAGCAGTGACGACTGGTCCACCATAGAGTTGGACGACATGTGGTCTGAGGAGCACGGTTCCATCGACTTCGACAGGGAGCGCTTCCCAGACGCCAGTGGGATGATCGGCGCGCTGCACAGCCTGCGCTTCCGCATCACCGCGTGGGTTGTGCCTCACCTGAACGCCTGGACGGACGCCTTCCAGGAGGCCATGAAAAGAGG ATACATGGTGATGGACTCCACCGGGACCATTCCCGGGTTGTTCGGCTGGTGGCGCGGGACGGCCGGGGTGGTGGACTTCACCAACCCTGACGCCGGCGACTGGTACGTCCGACGGCTGGACGAGATTCGTCGCAAATACGCGGTGGACACCTTCAAAATGGACGGCGGGGAGCTGAGCTACCTCCCAGTACACTACAGGACCTACGAGCACCTGGACAACCCCGCCACCTTCACCCGTCTGTATGTGGAGAACATGGCGAGGTTGGGTGACACTGTACAGGTCCGGGTTGGGTACGGATCACAG GATCATCCCATCTTAGTACGAATCGCAGACAAGGAGTCTGAGTGGGGTTACGGGAACGGACTGAGGACATTGATACCCTGTGCACTACAGTTCGGCGTCAACGGTTACATCTTCATATCACCAGGCGTGGTCGGTGGTCTTACCAACGACGGACAGATGCCTGACAAGGAGCTGTACATTCGTTGGCTGCAAGTGTCCGTTTTCTTTCCGACCTTACAG TTTGCGATCACTCCCTGGCAGTACGATAACGAGACTATCACCATCACTAGACAACTGATGGAGCTACGGTCCACGTTGGTTTTGCCGAGGCTGCTTGAAGCTGTAAG ACAATCCCAGACGACAGGAGCTCCCGTCCTGAGACCCCTGTGGTGGATAGCACCAGAGGAGGTGTACGCTCAGATCAGTGATGATGAGTTCATGTTGGGAGACACGCTGCTCGTGGCACCAGTGTTGGACCAAA GAGCCAGGTCTAGAGACATCTACCTGCCGAGTGGACGATGGAGTGATCAGCTCCGGGGAGGGAACATCAACTCTGACGGTGGGCAGTGGCTGGAGAACTATCGGGTGGAGCTCCGAGAAGTCCCACACTTCATCAAGACATTTTAG
- the LOC118409947 gene encoding angiopoietin-related protein 2-like — protein MERLPICLNFCFLAVLPLLQVLGQAEALPLSLVEEDTPQNFSLPAEVVNVVCKANCGTGNSTAKLPVQALINKLCEQAGIVDKGDSGDCQPAVPDVMPLLTDCSKIFRYLKGANRIPSGPWRIKPDNMETSVEVYCEMEADQGGWTVIQNRFDGSVNFYRRIGDYRHGFGDIAGEHWLGLKVLHALTGGDTNYELRIELEDWGGSSAWAKYSKFKIAGEREKYKLTVSGYEGNASDSFVYNSQQCGFSTRQDDSPYRHCAEEQGGGWWYCSRVCERSRSNLNGPYFKPDHYRHEENTGLGVYWKGWKAHSREHSREH, from the exons ATGGAACGTTTGCCGATTTGcttgaacttttgttttctgGCTGTGCTTCCATTGTTACAAGTACTGGGCCAGGCTGAGGCGCTCCCGTTATCCCTGGTAGAAGAAGACACGCCACAGAATTTTTCATTGCCAGCAGAGGTAGTCAACGTCGTATGTAAGGCGAACTGTGGCACAG gtaATTCAACGGCAAAACTCCCTGTCCAAGCACTGATCAACAAGTTGTGTGAGCAGGCGGGTATAGTGGATAAGG GCGACTCTGGAGATTGTCAGCCCGCTGTGCCTGACGTGATGCCACTGCTCACCGACTGCTCCAAG ATATTCCGTTACCTAAAGGGGGCGAATAGAATCCCTAGTGGACCGTGGAGAATCAAGCCTGACAACATGGAAACCTCTGTGGAA GTTTACTGTGAGATGGAGGCTGACCAAGGCGGCTGGACGGTCATACAGAACCGGTTTGACGGCTCAGTCAACTTCTACAGACGAATCGGGGACTACAG GCACGGCTTTGGTGACATCGCCGGAGAACACTGGCTCGGTCTCAAAGTTTTACACGCACTCACGGGGGGAGATACTAACTACGAGCTACGTATCGAGTTGGAAGATTGGGGCGGCAGTTCGGCTTGGGCTAAGTACAGCAAGTTTAAAATCgccggagagagagagaaatacaAGTTAACTGTCAGCGGCTACGAAGGCAACGCTTCGGACTCCTTCGTTTACAACTCCCAGCAGTGTGGTTTCAGTACAAGGCAGGACGACAGCCCGTATCGTCACTGCGCAGAAGAACAAGGAGGTGGGTGGTGGTACTGCTCACGTGTCTGTGAGAGATCGAGGTCGAACCTGAATGGGCCATACTTCAAACCTGATCACTACCGACATGAAGAAAACACGGGCCTTGGTGTGTACTGGAAGGGATGGAAGGCACACTCACGAGAACACTCACGAGAACACTAA
- the LOC118409923 gene encoding spatacsin-like (The sequence of the model RefSeq protein was modified relative to this genomic sequence to represent the inferred CDS: added 31 bases not found in genome assembly): MEVWEETLQFVLQKLQDSVDIQHVREAKLCTKTGTIALLNEDSTITLLKLGGSEQNRAYLRNIRSFKWEEKEASSSVGPYSTADSAIAVVTTNGNLQLHSVECGSPTELTTRCLGSCCIQDIAGPGPVDILEVGADVVTVLVDGKLLSKFAVSEEEEESLSVINQIKLQDETRHVRQAKVVSGLLFCLQGDGVVDIFHVTSGRKMGRIVINEYLNARNEPLASEEHQHLSCFDISNNLTSLVVGNTIRIHHVNLNEYFTLFPHHLCAVVEEQNPVRRFEGLSEEDLGSFQFLPREVADRSWKSHLRQVRMKVMQRSFFQRPGRKTGVSHPAPSYFAAEKEAKYWFEDVPEIIATVKKRGNDLGMHLSYMRRPLSTSGFSASRTVRRPRAREVSQGPAPLSNTSFHLPRELQGCELMLLSVADATAIAWFSAPQGSEMGRNHGLVCQYNLSTGTCKSHRLKEPSLLVQSDDNLHPHLLLTDITLSAVAWDAAQEELVNQLMLYAGASVAESLCHINHWDPCSIPIHTLEVGLRHRQLDTVAFFLKSRENVFRPKSKSPAQSPLSPTPPSPPPAPSLDTLQLRAAIDLLVSAIHENIKEPQSKQFAKQLLHLTLDHLHLLIRTATELASDTSHDPFGSSEDSPIPVVSPGVMVDRPQLEQSVQTLMGYVVELRKFLKRPADQKQSDSVESSAQSALSDEEAYKLQLLDEDDKCLKRWETMNKEAMICDAILTSNIPLVQSWL, from the exons ATGGAGGTGTGGGAAGAAACTTTGCAGTTTGTTCTGCAAAAACTTCAGGATTCTGTGGATATACAACACGTCAGAGAAGCCAAACTATGTACCAAGACAGGAACGATTGCCCTTCTGAATGAAGATTCTACAATAACCCTCCTAAAGCTCGGAGGAAGTGAACAGAACAGAGCCTATCTCAGGAACATCAGAAG TTTCAAATGGGAGGAGAAAGAGGCTTCCTCAAGTGTGGGTCCCTACAGCACAGCTGATTCGGCTATAGCAGTGGTGACAACAAATGGCAACCTGCAGCTACACAGTGTAGAATGTGGCAGTCCTACAGAACTGACAACAAGATGTCTAGGCTCCTGCTGCATACAGGATATAGCAGGCCCAG GTCCTGTGGATATTTTGGAGGTGGGAGCAGATGTGGTGACTGTGTTAGTTGACGGCAAACTACTGAGTAAATTCGCTGtttctgaagaagaagaagaatcacTTTCTGTCATCAACCAAATAAAGCTGCAGGATGAAACCAGACATGTCAGACAGGCGAAGGTTGTGTCTGGGCTCCTGTTTTGTCTGCAGGGGGATGGAGTTGTTG ACATCTTCCATGTAACATCTGGTAGAAAGATGGGCAGGATTGTCATAAATGAGTACCTGAATGCCAGAAATGAGCCTCTTGCTTCTGAAGAGCATCAACACTTgtcatgttttgatatttccAACAACCTGACATCACTTGTAGTTGGCAACACCATCAGGATCCATCATGTGAATCTGAATGAGTACTTCACCCTTTTCCCCCACCACCTCTGTGCTGTAGTAGAGGAGCAAAATCCAGTGAGAAGGTTTGAAGGCTTAAGTGAGGAAGACTTGGGCTCATTTCAGTTCCTGCCAAGAGAAGTTGCTGACAGAAGCTGGAAAAGTCATTTGCGGCAGGTCAGAATGAAAGTTATGCAAAGAAGTTTCTTCCAACGGCCTGGAAGAAAGACAGGTGTGAGTCACCCAGCCCCATCATACTTTGCAGCAGAAAAGGAAGCCAAGTACTGGTTTGAAGATGTGCCTGAGATAATTGCCACTGTTAAGAAGAGAGGAAATGACCTTGGCATGCACCTCAGTTACATGAGGAGGCCTCTCTCAACCTCAGGATTCTCTGCTTCAAGAACAGTAAGGAGACCCAGAGCCAGAGAAGTGTCCCAAGGTCCAGCTCCACTCAGCAACACCTCCTTTCATCTTCCACGGGAATTGCAAGGTTGTGAACTGATGCTGCTTAGTGTGGCAGATGCCACAGCTATTGCATGGTTTAGTGCACCTCAAGGCAGTGAGATGGGCAGAAACCATGGGCTTGTCTGTCAGTACAACCTATCAACAGGAACGTGTAAAAGTCACAG GTTGAAGGAGCCATCTCTGCTTGTCCAGAGTGATGACAACCTGCACCCACACCTCCTCCTGACAGACATCACACTATCAGCTGTAGCCTGGGACGCTGCACAGGAGGAACTGGTCAACCAG CTGATGCTATATGCAGGTGCTTCTGTGGCCGAGTCTCTCTGCCATATTAACCACTGGGACCCCTGTTCCATCCCCATCCACACACTGGAGGTGGGGCTGAGGCATCGCCAACTGGACACTGTCGCCTTCTTTCTCAAGAGTAGGGAGAATG TGTTCCGACCAAAATCAAAAAGCCCAGCCCAAAGCCCCTTATCCCCAACCCCACCCAGTCCTCCCCCGGCCCCCAGTCTGGACACCCTTCAGCTTAGGGCAGCAATAGACCTCCTGGTCTCTGCCATCCACGAGAACATTAAGGAACCACAGTCCAAACAGTTTGCTAAACAACTCCTGCACCTGACACTGGACCACCTGCACCTGCTCATCAGGACAGCAACTGAGTTAGCATCAGATACATCCCACGATCCTTTTGGGTCCTCCGAGGACTCGCCTATCCCCGTGGTGTCACCAGGTGTCATGGTAGACCGGCCACAACTGGAGCAGTCTGTACAGACATTGATGGGCTATGTTGTGGAGCTACGGAAGTTCCTGAAAAGACCTGCCGACCAGAAACAATCTGACAGTGTGGAAAGTTCTGCCCAATCAGCACTGTCTGATGAAGAAGCCTATAAACTGCAACTCTTAGATGAAGATGACAAGTGCTTGAAGAGGTGGGAGACAATGAACAAAGAG GCCATGATTTGTGATGCCATCCTGACGT